GAGAGATATTTCGTCcttctactctttttttattttttgatttttttgatgtggaccatttttaaagtctttactgaatttgttacaatgttgcttctgttttatgttttgtttttttttgtccacAGAGCCGGTGgggtcttagctccctgaccagggatcgaacccacactccctgcatttggatcttagctccctgaccagggatcaaacccacactccctgcatttggaaggcaaagtcttaaccactggaccgccagggaggtccctcctCCTTCTACTCTTGATCAGAGTGGCCTGTTTCCATCAGGTAATCGGTATTCTAAGCAACCTCAACCCTGGAGAGCTCTTGAGCTCTcaaaatggaaaccaaagaaaggaaacaaaaccctTGCCTTACCAGGGTCCAGAAAGGGCTGGCCTTCCCCAGCAGCACCGAAGCTCAGCTCCTGCGGACCTGCCTGTGGGATCCACGCCTCTGCCACTGGGACCTCCGGGGCAGGTCCCATTACTTGGAGTGGGGGTGACTCCAGGTGGATGTTTGGCGGTATGTGTGCCATTCCCACTGGTGCCAGTTCTTCCAAGAGCATTTCCTGCCTATCGAGCTGGGGGAAATGCCAGAACCGTCACTGAAGTCCAGACCAGCCCTGCCCAGTAgcaatataatgcaagccacccATGTCCTTTTAAATGTACCAGCAGCCAtatgaaacaaaaaatgaaataggtAAAGTTGATCTTAATAACACACagtatttaacccaatatatctaaaatatcatAATTTCagaatgtaatcaatataaacaaTTGTTACGAGATATTACACCGACTTTTGTTTCATACTAAGTTTTTGGAATGTGCTGTGCATGttatacttacagcacatctcgatttggactagccacattgcAAGTGCTCCAGAGCCACAcctggctagtggctactgttcTGGGGGGTGCAAGACTAGACCATACAAAGATAAAATCTATATGGTAAGCTAAGCCaagaagatggagaaaggaagggaaaccataaattcattctatCCTAGGGGGACAGGGAACCTTGGATGACTCCAAGGAGAGTTGACCCCATCAACACACCAGGCAGAAGTGCCCCTAATGCCCACCAACAAACACTTTCTTCTCCCAAAGATTCTGCCCGTCCTCAGCTATGGCTTTCACTGGATGGTTCTGAACAGAGGCCAGCGCCACCGTCCCCATGGGGCATTTTGCCTATGATGGCAGGTGGTGGCTATCAGAATGTAATGAGCCAGAGGTGGGAGTCTATATATTTGGctggccaaaatgttcgttcgggttttgctgtaacatcttatggaaaaaccagaacgaattttttggccaacccaataattcaCAGGGCAGAATTGTTCCACCTCCCAAACAATTAAGGAATGTTCCCTCAAACATTCATGTAGGTAAAAAGAACCTGTCAAGGACCTCGCCCTGTTGGtcatataaacacaaaatatttttgcatattttagcATGACGTGAATGCTCTAGGAAAGCATTACTTTGGAAATCAAATGAAGACTATACTACTTATTGTTTGGACTGACCAAGAGTTGTTTGCCACTTTGAGAAATCATATGACTAACAGCAACACCACTCACAGTGTTTGAGCTGTATCACATCAGTCAGAAGTTCTGCCTGTCGCCTTCCCAATGTATCTGTGCATAGATTCAAGCAAATGACAACCTCCTGAAGTTTTGGTGCAGTCAAGCCCAAATATGTGCATGCTCACATGCTTATTAATTCATAAGAAATCacattccttttcctttatatTCCTTCTAGAGTCTACTTGACTCAGGGTTGGCAAAATTTTCTCGTAAAgagacagacagtaaatattCTAGGCTTTGTGGGTAGTATTGGTCtgttgtctcttcttttttttttaaaccactcttCAAAAAGATAGTAACCATTACTAGCTCATGGGTTGTATAAAAACAGGCTTTGTCCAATATTTGGCCCATAGAGCActtattatattgattttttctaATTCGGTGTATGTAAGGAGGTTATATTATCTATAAATTTCATTTTAGCACAGTAAAGGGGACATTACTAAATATCTGTTATAGAAGTGGAGTTGGGTTTAAtagttgagaatcactgaaacATATGCCAATTccagcagaaggaaaaaatggaaagtcCTGCAGGGAAATCCTGAGGCACCAGACAGAATGTCTGATCCGGTCCCAGCTGCCTCTGCTACTTCTTTTGGTCTAATTCCCAAGATCCCAACATCTTTTCTCACCTGCTGCTCTGGTATCTCAAGTTCTCTCTGTAAGTCTTCTATCAGTGACACAACTCTTTCTCTGTTCTCTGGGCAATGTTCCCTCACCCAGGTCTCTATCTCTGTGGGCAGAATCGTTAGGAATTGCTCCAACACCAGCAGCTCCAAGATTTGCTCCTTAGAACGCATCTTTGGCTTCAGCCATTGACAGCAGAGCTCCCAGAGTTTGTTGAAAGCTTCATGAGGCCCAGATGCTTCTTTGTACTGGAACTGCCGGAAGCGCTGGCGGAAGACCTCACAGTCGGTATCATACTCTTGAAACACCGAGCCCTGATTCAAGGAGGCCTGGATTGCACAACCCAGGGCCACAGCCATCGCCACCTTCCAGCACTGTACAATTTATCTGGGTCCCGAAGCAGCAGATTCcaatttctttctctgtgttaTCCTCCGGGCAGAGCCACCTACAAGCTGAGGATGGAACAAAGTGAGAAAGGAGAAACagcagtggttaccagagggcaGACTTACCTCCCTTAACTTGCTTACTTTTCTCCAAAGCCCTAAAGAAGCAGATCATAATCTTTTGGGGggttttgagaatctgatgaaagtcATGGACAATTTCTAGAAAGATACATGTCACAGCAAATTCTGCATTCAatttcaaaaagtttacaaaatcTTCAAGACCATCCATGGATTCTCTAGAACTGTGCTATCCAATATGGCATTCGATAGTCCCATGTGGGtcgggggagagataaattaggagtttgggatcaacagatacacactactatatataaaataagtaaacaacaaggacctactgtacagcacagggaactatactcaatatcttataataacctataatggaaaaagaatctgaaaaagaacatttatatatatatacatatatgtgtgtgtgtgtgtatatatatatatatacacacacacacacatttatgtacatattgggttggccaaaaagttcgtttggttaGTGAAGACGTTGTTCCATAAGGTTTctcgtgaaaatgaaaaatgtgtcttttattgtCACTTAAaaccgaacaaactttttggccgacccaatacatatatatctgaacCACTTGGCTGTATatttgaaactaatacaacattgtaaattaactacacctcagtaaaaataaaatagtcccATTTGgaagtttaaattaattaaaactaaaaattcaatttctcattcatactagccacatttcaagtgctcaagagaTATCTTTgtgtggtacatacacacaatggaaaattactcaactataaaaaaggatgaaataatgccatctgcagcaacattgatggacctagaggttgtcatacttagtgaagtaagtcagacaaagacaaatatatgatatcgcttatatgtggaatctaaaaaaaggctacaaatgaacttatggacaaaacagaaatacagttacagatgtagaaaataaacttacggttaccgggggggtaaggggtgggggagggataaactggaagactgggatttacacatacacactactatatataaaatagataactaataaggacctactgtatagcacagagaactctattca
Above is a window of Mesoplodon densirostris isolate mMesDen1 chromosome X, mMesDen1 primary haplotype, whole genome shotgun sequence DNA encoding:
- the ZNF449 gene encoding zinc finger protein 449 isoform X2, which encodes MAVALGCAIQASLNQGSVFQEYDTDCEVFRQRFRQFQYKEASGPHEAFNKLWELCCQWLKPKMRSKEQILELLVLEQFLTILPTEIETWVREHCPENRERVVSLIEDLQRELEIPEQQDIQYQNSM